The sequence CCATGTCCTGCTGCTTAAAGATCTGGAAGAGGATTTCGGTCTGGACATATGGTCGGAAGCCACCCTGGACCATCCAGGTGTAGTCATGGTGTCAGGAGCCAGGACCAAGATGTTCCAGGATCTGATGGCTGATGAGGGGATACAGGCTGAGCTGGAAGTGGACAATGTGAAGGCGTAAGTTTCTTCAAactatttgaataaaatacctacgtaCCCGTCTAATAACAAATTGCTTCAAGAAATCGCTGattgtacttttttttattaaatcgtCATGGAGACGATTTTAAAGAGCCTAAGGGTagcattccatttctgaccgcagctgcactactggtactgaacgcgtcgctgttactgtcaatttccataataaaatgaacagtagtgcagctgcggttgaaaatggactgtcaccttaaaatgCTGATGATAATctgataatgaaataaaatggcaGAACTTTAGTGATACCTACTGAAGTGAAATTTAACGGCGGCATTATCAAATTTTGCAAGATAACAAACAATGACAAATGCATGTCGATTTGTATAATTTGTCAGTGTTTGTTTTTgttcaacataaaaaaaattgttggatTTTGAAAATATCCGTCCGTAAGTCCGTTGTCATTTTCTTGAGTCAAAGAGAGTACCTATTGTTAGTATAGCCTCCTAGTCCCAGAAGcttaagttttgttttttaatttggaaccttgtcttattttaataaaaaaaaaaattgaaataaagcCTTTATAAAGGCCCCTGGGACTAAGGAGGACAGAGTATTTTTCGAACCACAACGTAAAATTCTTGTTCAATTTGCTTTCGTGATCGTAATTGTTTgataatatttttgtgtatttcagTTTGTTGGATTTGGAAGATAAATTATTCGGAAATGCGTCGAGCAAGAACCGCACATCTACTAAAGCATCGACTTTGGCTTTGCCTTTGAATAACGTCTACAGATATGAAgaggtattttaaatacatctaTTAAAACAATTTCGTTTTACAGATTAttgattgtatttttattaaataagttaacAAGCCAAACATTATAAACTAcataaaactacaactaactacaataactaaTTAGATAGTATAGACGAAACTGTTTGAAAAGCCAGTTGAAAACTGCAAAAAAATGAGTTTTTAATTTGAAACATGTAGCGTAGGTAGTACTAAAAAAGGAATTTTTGAAATTGAACCCAATGTGGAGTAAAATATGGCTTTTCAACGACTTCTACGCAAAGTCACGGACGGAAACTAGTATGACaatagtaaatattataaattgtattttttttaatacctaacaTTAAGTGTGTAACTTTAATTTTCAGATTGACGCATATTTGGAAGAATTGGCAAGAGCATACCCAAACGTTGTTACTTTGGTAAACGCTGGCAAAAGTTTCGAAGGCAGAGACATCAAGTATTTAAAGATATCTACCACTAACTTCCAGGTTGGTAGGCCGGATACTAATCTACTATCTAGTACTAACTAGGGGAGGGACCTTTGGGCAGTCGGGAGTCTCGGGCACCCCATTGTAaaccacttttattttatttgtaagtttaattctaattttatttaccttttttttcCAGGATACCAGCAAACCAGTAGTGTACATGGAGTCTTTACTACACGCCCGTGAATGGATCACGCAGTCAGCCACTCTGTACGCGATACAGAAGCTTGTCATTGACGTTACTGAGCAAGACCTGCTGCAGAACATCGACTGGATCATCTTGCCTATTGCCAACCCTGACGGGTTCGAGTTCACGCATACTAATGTAAGATATTATAGATTATAGTTGAGACATAACTAATTTCGTTTTAAGGGGTTTAAACTATCGACACAAAGCTAGAAGGTTTGTCATTTCGGTGCCCAACCTTCTTGTCATTTGACCGTATCATCATAatctatatttaatttaaaacctaattttAGCAACGTTTATGGAGAAAGAACCGTGCCGTCGGCTACATGGTCGGCAATTTGTGCGTCGGAGTCGATCTCAACCGCAACTTCGATGCTTTCTGGTCCGAAGCTTCCAGTAACATCGTCTGCATGGACACTTTCCACGGCAGCGGTCCCTTCTCCGAACCAGAAACAGCCATCATCAGGAACATCGTAGACGAGCATAAGGACCGATTGGAACTGTTTCTCGACATCCACAGTTTTGGAAGCATGATCTTATATGGTTACGGAAATGGTGTTCTTCCAGCCAATGGTCTCAACCTTCATCTTGTCGGCGTCCGCATGGCCCAAGAAATAGACGCTGTCAAAATGAGTTGGAACAACAACTATATAGTCGGTAATGTCGCTTTGGTGTTGTACGATGCGTCAGGGTCTGCTATGGACTATGCGAAGCTTTCGGGAGTACCGTTAGCGTATACATTTGAACTGCCGGGTCATAGATTTGGCTTTGGAACTGGTGCCGGATTCTTTGTGGATCCTGATTTTATTGAGCAGGCTGGATTTGAAACCTGGGAAGGTATTAAGGCAGGTGCCAGAAGCGCACTGGCGAGCTACAGAACGAAGATTAATGCaaaataaattgtaatatataggtaaaagcgtttaatatgaaaattgttgttttatttaatgcatttgtccagattaaattattttaataaactgcATTCcatcaaatataaaataaagcctAATATTgcagttaatattttattattataaaacttatTTCAAAGATATtccaattttaataaatatgataccaattttatttttaatttcaagcGGTTCTCTGGCAATATATGAAGTGCTTACGGGAGTTACGGGAGGCACCGAGATCGAAATGAAATTTATAACATGCTTGAAAAATTTGAACAAATACAGAGAGTCACAAATTTTGATATTTCATCCCTacaaaaattgaaataaaaatgtatcctTGTTAGCCTTCTTTGTCGATAGTGATCCATTTATTGGTAACTAATTATAGTGTGGTGGTATTTTGTTACAATGTTGTTGACAAATTATCACCGTGTAACATTAAGCAGAAATAAGTTTCAAAGACACTTCATCAATCACTACTATCATGCCTATCGTAAATATTTGATAGTTTATCTCGAAATAATATAAAGTTTAGGTATTTAAACATTATCAATTATCTTACCACCCTGATAGTTCTGATACCACCTGCCTATGTCAAGAAAATTTAACTTCTAATCTCGCCGTTATTACCGTTCTTGCGGGCGTGTTAacgttttttgtaaaatgttatttttatttttgacaagtGTGGTGCCTCTAGTGGTTGCTAAAAATGAATTGTATATGGGGTAAGTAAGACAGCTTAAATTTTCTGTGAGATTGACTGCATTGtccaaattttactgatatTTAACTTTGATTACGAAGCGTGTGTCGTAATATGTATGAAACAATTTATATGAAGAAACTATGTTGGTTCTTAAGTATTCTCATATGAGGAAGGAAGACCAAATTTTCAAACTGCCAATTACGCCACTTAAAACACGAGAGCCATCATTCTTCTTCTTCGTCCTCGCGCTatgttatcccggcatttttgctggcctgcctggggtccgcttggcaactaatcccatgactTGGCGTCATGCAACAAGGCATTATTGGGTCTTGGTTGGCAACAAGGCACTAACGAGAGCcaaatgtaatatatatatatacattatattacattattattacaaGTTGCAAAGTTATTTAACAACTAAGATTATTCTTTCATTTTCATAATTTTGCTCAGATGGGTTTCAcgccgggtctctattgtttcccaaatagttttaagccataatgtattgtttgcccgaattttcgttattcataattcatttggttcagaaacgcgtcacttttcaggattgccataaaacaaacctaacctaacctaacctatctataggataacctaacgaaaatcctaaaatgttaacggtttcagttttatgactagtgatgaatgataatatgacttaaaactttatggaaaacaacgggacccctttTACGCCGTCGTGCGCTATAGAACTGCCTCACTAGTTAGTAGCAGCTCTAACAACATCCTGAATGCTtgtagcagggatcggatatcggtatttttgtatgggaacggtaTTTTGTCGTTCTTTGctatattatttcatttctaattgggcaatataATAATACGAAGGGATGGTGgcgttacctaaacacacaactgaatcctacattttgagtataaaataattgaaaaactgtggttatttcgatgttttagcaaaaaaccggttccgatccctggtttgtAGGAAAGCCTAATTCTTGCACAAAACATTAACTAATTAATAATCATGGGTAGTTAATTTTGtggaatttattttagttaattcaa comes from Cydia amplana chromosome 15, ilCydAmpl1.1, whole genome shotgun sequence and encodes:
- the LOC134654489 gene encoding carboxypeptidase B-like: MFRAVALFLIFSLAYAKHEIYYGHQIFKVTVKDHDHVLLLKDLEEDFGLDIWSEATLDHPGVVMVSGARTKMFQDLMADEGIQAELEVDNVKALLDLEDKLFGNASSKNRTSTKASTLALPLNNVYRYEEIDAYLEELARAYPNVVTLVNAGKSFEGRDIKYLKISTTNFQDTSKPVVYMESLLHAREWITQSATLYAIQKLVIDVTEQDLLQNIDWIILPIANPDGFEFTHTNQRLWRKNRAVGYMVGNLCVGVDLNRNFDAFWSEASSNIVCMDTFHGSGPFSEPETAIIRNIVDEHKDRLELFLDIHSFGSMILYGYGNGVLPANGLNLHLVGVRMAQEIDAVKMSWNNNYIVGNVALVLYDASGSAMDYAKLSGVPLAYTFELPGHRFGFGTGAGFFVDPDFIEQAGFETWEGIKAGARSALASYRTKINAK